In a single window of the Acidobacteriota bacterium genome:
- the cas9 gene encoding type II CRISPR RNA-guided endonuclease Cas9 (Cas9, originally named Csn1, is the large, multifunctional signature protein of type II CRISPR/Cas systems. It is well known even to general audiences because its RNA-guided endonuclease activity has made it a popular tool for custom editing of eukaryotic genomes.) — protein MTSSKMVLGLDLGVTSVGWALLRMQCDEHGKPTRNDDGQITAEIVDCGVRIFPTTTEAKTNEPKNRARRMNRGQRRLVRRKAMRRDDLRSLLCENGLLPTIDAAKSEHIFTTLGDPYELRVRALNEKLEPFQIGRALYHLSKRRGFLSNRKTGESGDDGKVLGGIKAVREALERDGHPSVGSYLAAQPKKRGYFTHRTMSEHEFESIWSAQSVHYPAILNDQLKAKIKNIIFYQRPPKSQRGLIGKCTFEPDKKRCDLARQEAQRIRYWQDINNLQLQDPESLNWRPLTDEEKLRLADELERNEVIKYDKLRKLLKIGDDVRINLQANDKKIKGNTTAYYFRNALKKTSKPWDSFNEEEQNRLVEELFRIENEIALDGRLKEFWGFDDEAVAKLRSVWHKLEDGYSRLSLKAIRKVLPLMMIGKRYDEAVTAIYGDHRKVFGSEEYLKLEMPPKDLRNPVVYKALCETRKVVNAIIRTYGLPNEIRVEMARDLKLTALQKEAAMKQQNANKKANERAEAFFKEKFGLENISGTDKLKFRLWEESGGHCPYTGKEIPPETLLDDGLVDLEHIIPYSRCFDDSYMNKTICDAKFNREVKKNRAPGEIYDRESQQFFELMERVKDLPGGKRRKFEMTRDEIEHPEKYNKQNNDWAGRLLSDTRYICREVRGYLRQLYPYSPDESKYVQVVAGGATANLRHVWHVNAILSDGDIDVKNRWDHRHHAIDAIVVALVDRGLYQYISHLAGRNRELMKRKLSGFSEPWPGFLDDVNEATQKIIVSHAPARRVRGQLLEDTAYGATAEPGIYVVRKSLEGITAPQVEKIVDPVVKQLVKDRLDLFEGDTKKAFAEPLFHKDGKTQIKTVRTFVAMSSETVVGIKNADGSEYKYYPVAGNHHVDIFENTDSGERKAVLVPRFHAAQRSWKPHDLGSDWNKMFSLCSNDTVEFRGDDGELRFYRIQKMSGGGTVVIIARPITDSRAEYVTGVVKQLQGANLKRIIRKVDVDPIGRVTKAGD, from the coding sequence ATGACATCCTCAAAAATGGTTCTTGGCCTTGATCTCGGCGTTACTTCAGTTGGATGGGCGTTGCTGCGCATGCAGTGCGATGAGCACGGAAAGCCTACTCGAAATGACGACGGTCAGATCACCGCAGAAATCGTCGACTGCGGTGTCCGCATCTTTCCTACAACAACTGAAGCAAAAACAAATGAACCGAAGAATCGGGCTCGACGGATGAATCGAGGACAACGAAGGCTTGTGCGACGAAAAGCAATGCGGCGAGACGACCTTCGGTCGCTTCTTTGTGAAAATGGTTTGTTGCCGACAATTGACGCGGCAAAGTCGGAACATATTTTTACAACGCTCGGCGATCCTTATGAGCTAAGAGTGCGAGCTTTGAACGAAAAGCTTGAGCCGTTCCAAATAGGACGGGCACTTTATCATTTGTCTAAACGCCGTGGTTTTCTTAGCAACAGAAAAACGGGTGAAAGCGGCGACGACGGCAAGGTTCTCGGAGGCATTAAGGCAGTCCGCGAGGCTCTTGAACGCGATGGTCACCCGTCAGTCGGTTCATATTTGGCAGCACAGCCAAAAAAGCGCGGATATTTCACTCACCGCACAATGTCGGAGCACGAATTTGAATCCATTTGGTCTGCTCAGTCTGTTCATTACCCCGCGATCCTGAATGATCAGCTTAAGGCAAAGATCAAGAACATCATTTTCTACCAGCGTCCGCCGAAATCGCAGCGGGGTCTGATCGGAAAATGCACCTTTGAGCCTGACAAGAAGCGCTGTGATCTGGCACGGCAGGAAGCACAGCGTATTCGTTATTGGCAGGACATTAACAATCTTCAACTTCAGGACCCCGAATCTCTAAATTGGCGTCCGCTGACTGACGAAGAGAAGCTGCGGCTTGCCGACGAGCTCGAACGGAACGAAGTAATAAAGTACGACAAGCTCCGCAAGCTTTTGAAGATCGGCGACGATGTCCGCATCAATCTTCAAGCCAATGACAAGAAGATAAAAGGCAATACGACGGCTTACTATTTTCGCAATGCTCTTAAAAAGACTTCGAAACCTTGGGACTCGTTCAATGAGGAAGAGCAAAACCGTCTTGTCGAGGAGCTATTCCGGATCGAGAATGAAATTGCCCTCGACGGTCGATTGAAAGAATTTTGGGGATTTGATGACGAAGCCGTTGCCAAGCTTCGCAGCGTTTGGCACAAGCTCGAAGACGGCTACAGCCGTCTTTCGCTTAAGGCTATTCGCAAGGTTTTGCCGCTTATGATGATCGGCAAACGATATGACGAAGCTGTGACCGCTATCTACGGCGATCATCGCAAGGTTTTTGGCAGTGAAGAATATCTCAAACTGGAAATGCCGCCGAAGGATCTACGCAATCCTGTCGTTTACAAGGCTCTCTGCGAAACGCGAAAGGTTGTTAACGCCATTATCCGAACATACGGCCTTCCCAACGAGATCCGCGTCGAGATGGCTCGTGACCTCAAGCTTACCGCGCTTCAAAAAGAGGCTGCCATGAAACAGCAGAACGCGAACAAAAAGGCGAATGAGAGAGCCGAAGCGTTCTTTAAGGAAAAATTCGGTCTTGAGAACATTTCCGGCACGGACAAGCTAAAGTTTCGGCTGTGGGAAGAATCCGGCGGACATTGTCCTTATACCGGCAAAGAGATCCCACCCGAGACTCTGTTGGATGACGGCCTTGTAGACCTCGAACATATCATTCCCTATTCACGGTGTTTCGACGATTCGTATATGAACAAAACCATCTGCGATGCGAAGTTCAACCGTGAGGTTAAAAAGAATCGGGCACCGGGCGAAATATACGACCGCGAGAGCCAGCAGTTCTTCGAATTGATGGAACGCGTAAAGGACTTGCCGGGCGGAAAACGCCGTAAATTTGAAATGACGCGTGACGAGATCGAGCATCCCGAAAAATACAACAAGCAGAACAATGATTGGGCCGGACGTCTGCTTTCTGACACGCGATACATTTGCCGCGAGGTTCGCGGATACCTTCGCCAGCTTTACCCTTACAGTCCCGATGAATCGAAATATGTTCAGGTAGTCGCGGGCGGAGCAACGGCAAATCTACGCCACGTTTGGCATGTGAATGCCATTCTTTCCGATGGCGATATCGACGTAAAGAACCGATGGGATCACCGGCATCACGCAATTGATGCCATCGTGGTTGCTCTTGTCGACCGAGGGCTTTATCAATACATCTCGCATCTGGCGGGACGCAACCGCGAGCTGATGAAACGAAAACTTTCGGGCTTTAGCGAGCCATGGCCGGGATTTCTGGACGATGTGAACGAAGCGACCCAGAAGATTATCGTTTCGCATGCTCCGGCGCGACGTGTTCGCGGCCAGCTTCTCGAAGACACAGCCTACGGTGCGACGGCAGAGCCCGGCATTTACGTTGTCAGAAAGTCGCTTGAGGGCATCACGGCCCCTCAGGTGGAAAAGATAGTCGATCCGGTGGTGAAACAATTGGTCAAAGACCGATTGGATCTGTTCGAGGGCGACACAAAGAAAGCTTTTGCTGAGCCGCTGTTTCACAAAGACGGCAAGACGCAGATCAAGACCGTTCGCACATTCGTCGCAATGTCATCGGAGACTGTCGTCGGAATTAAGAATGCGGATGGGAGCGAATACAAATACTATCCGGTCGCGGGCAATCACCATGTCGATATATTCGAGAACACGGACAGCGGCGAAAGAAAGGCCGTGCTGGTCCCGCGATTTCACGCGGCTCAACGCAGTTGGAAGCCGCACGATCTCGGCTCCGATTGGAACAAAATGTTCTCGCTATGCAGCAATGACACCGTTGAGTTTCGTGGAGATGATGGCGAATTGCGGTTTTATAGGATTCAAAAGATGTCGGGCGGCGGAACGGTCGTCATAATTGCACGCCCGATAACGGACTCACGAGCCGAATATGTGACCGGTGTAGTGAAACAGCTGCAGGGCGCGAACTTAAAGCGGATAATTCGGAAAGTTGATGTCGATCCGATCGGCAGAGTGACAAAGGCAGGCGATTAG
- a CDS encoding TraR/DksA C4-type zinc finger protein, producing MAETPEQRETRQRAFLDALIEKVRGQLDDTDGISAPVKPDNAIGRLSRLDAMQQQQMQLAIRRQRQEYLERLKSALRLVDKGRFGICRICGDDIPDERLEIIPDTEMCTPCLRDLQEN from the coding sequence ATGGCAGAAACGCCCGAACAACGTGAAACTCGGCAGCGGGCCTTTCTCGATGCTCTCATCGAAAAGGTCCGCGGCCAGCTTGACGACACCGACGGCATCTCCGCTCCCGTAAAACCCGACAACGCCATCGGCCGTCTTTCGCGGCTCGACGCCATGCAACAGCAGCAAATGCAGCTCGCCATCCGCCGCCAGCGTCAGGAATACCTCGAACGCCTAAAGTCCGCTCTCCGCCTCGTTGATAAAGGCCGCTTCGGCATCTGCCGCATCTGTGGCGACGACATTCCCGACGAACGCCTGGAGATCATCCCCGACACCGAAATGTGCACCCCCTGCCTCCGCGACCTGCAAGAGAATTGA
- the nhaA gene encoding Na+/H+ antiporter NhaA: protein MRQNRIDVILRPVNKFIANETAGGIVLFSAAVLAMIVANTPLHEFYHELWKYKFTIGFPPDFQISKSLHHWINDGLMSVFFFVVGLELKREIIGGELSNAKKAALPLAAAAGGMIVPALIYFGFNAGTDSVSGWGIPMATDIAFALGILYLLGKRVPLALKVFLTALAIGDDIGAVLVIAFFYTSDISLFSLGLGSVFMAVLIGANLLGVRSPVFYGIVGIGGLWLAFLLSGVHATIAGVLAALTIPATVRIDARSFLTNLRKEADHFEHAEEGPKDLISPDQLHAIDSIRKYTNAVDTPLQRLEHGMHPLVAFVVLPIFAFANAGITMTADLFQQIASPVTLGVWFGLTFGKTIGIAIFSKLAVWLKIAELPEGVTWRKIYAVSLLASIGFTMSIFITELAFTNPDHILQAKLGIFIASGIGGVLGYLILRMGSPLPANGNGNGDGES, encoded by the coding sequence ATGAGACAAAATAGGATCGACGTCATACTGCGCCCTGTGAACAAGTTCATCGCCAATGAAACGGCGGGCGGCATCGTACTGTTTTCTGCCGCCGTGCTTGCGATGATCGTCGCAAATACGCCGTTACACGAGTTCTATCATGAGCTGTGGAAATACAAATTCACGATTGGCTTCCCGCCTGACTTTCAGATCTCCAAGTCGCTCCATCACTGGATCAACGACGGGCTCATGTCGGTCTTTTTCTTCGTTGTCGGCCTCGAACTAAAACGCGAGATCATCGGCGGCGAGCTTTCCAACGCGAAGAAGGCGGCTTTACCTCTTGCAGCAGCCGCAGGCGGCATGATCGTGCCGGCGCTGATCTATTTTGGATTTAATGCAGGCACAGACAGCGTTTCGGGCTGGGGCATCCCGATGGCGACGGACATCGCTTTCGCGCTCGGAATTCTTTATCTCCTCGGCAAACGTGTCCCGCTTGCCTTGAAGGTGTTCCTGACCGCACTTGCCATCGGCGACGATATCGGAGCGGTTCTCGTGATCGCGTTCTTTTACACGTCGGACATCTCGCTGTTCAGCCTTGGGCTAGGCAGCGTATTCATGGCGGTGCTGATAGGAGCGAATCTGCTCGGCGTGCGTTCGCCTGTTTTCTACGGCATCGTCGGTATAGGCGGTTTGTGGCTGGCGTTTCTGTTGTCGGGCGTTCACGCGACGATCGCAGGCGTGCTGGCTGCGTTGACCATTCCGGCGACGGTAAGGATCGACGCAAGGAGCTTTCTGACAAATCTCCGCAAGGAGGCAGATCATTTTGAACACGCGGAAGAAGGGCCGAAGGACCTCATCAGCCCCGACCAGCTTCATGCCATCGACAGCATCCGCAAATACACGAACGCCGTCGATACGCCGCTGCAGCGGCTCGAACACGGGATGCACCCGCTGGTCGCTTTCGTCGTACTTCCGATCTTCGCGTTTGCGAACGCCGGCATAACGATGACCGCAGACCTCTTTCAGCAGATCGCGAGTCCCGTGACTTTGGGCGTATGGTTCGGCCTGACATTCGGTAAGACCATCGGGATCGCGATATTCAGTAAACTCGCGGTCTGGCTGAAGATCGCCGAACTTCCTGAGGGCGTGACGTGGAGAAAGATCTACGCCGTATCGCTGCTGGCATCGATCGGATTTACGATGTCGATATTCATCACGGAACTCGCGTTTACGAATCCTGATCACATTCTGCAGGCGAAACTCGGCATCTTTATCGCGTCCGGCATCGGCGGTGTATTGGGCTATCTGATCCTTCGTATGGGCAGCCCGCTCCCCGCGAATGGCAACGGCAACGGCGACGGCGAGAGTTAG
- a CDS encoding S9 family peptidase, with amino-acid sequence MNQTIRKFAALLVLTAFSFSAVPAQQKLKYPDAKRVDQVDDFHGTKVADPYRWLEDTASAETQQWIEAQNKLTDSYLAAIPQRAKIRERLTEIWNYERISAPTKIAEGFYLYSRNDGLQNQSVLYRASSIKDEGKIFFDPNKLSTDGTAALSGSSFTDDGKLWAYGISRSGSDRTEWRIMNTDTGEYLSDTLPPNRQGGVSWAKDNSGFYYQRYPAPESGAELRAANRFPKIYFHKLGTPISEDKVIYERNDDGELTSGGTVTEDGKYYVISTSKGTQRMNEVHFKDLTRPDSPVVPLISERTNSWGFVGNDGPVFYFRTDKDAERGKFVSVNVLARDRIWKDVIPQSTYTLNSVQMINNQFVANYLKDAYTNIKIYDKSGKHVRDVELPGIGSAGGFGGKQDATETFYSFSSFNAPATIYHYDMKAGKSTVFRTSPVKFDGSKYEVKQVFFNSKDGTRVPMFIAHKKGLKLDGSNPTILYGYGGFNISQTPGFSVSRAVWMEMGGIFALANIRGGAEYGKEWWANGAVLKKQNTFDDFIAAAEFLIDKKYTSTPKLAIQGGSNGGLLVGAVLNQRPDLFGAALPAVGVMDMVRFTEFTVGAFWKSDYGDPKKPDEFKVLYAYSPLHNAKPGTKYPATLVTTADTDDRVFPAHSFKYAAAMQYAQAGDAPILIRIETKAGHGAGKPVSKQIEEQTDIFGFLFKNLKMK; translated from the coding sequence ATGAACCAGACCATTCGCAAGTTTGCAGCTCTTCTTGTACTTACGGCTTTTTCATTTTCGGCGGTCCCTGCACAGCAGAAACTGAAATATCCTGACGCGAAACGCGTCGATCAGGTCGATGACTTTCACGGAACGAAGGTCGCTGACCCTTACCGCTGGCTGGAAGACACAGCATCTGCCGAAACCCAGCAGTGGATCGAAGCGCAGAATAAGCTGACAGACTCGTATTTAGCCGCGATCCCGCAGCGGGCAAAGATCCGCGAGCGTCTGACAGAGATATGGAATTACGAGCGCATCTCTGCCCCGACAAAGATCGCCGAAGGTTTTTACCTTTACTCGCGTAACGACGGTTTACAGAACCAGAGCGTTCTATATCGTGCCTCTTCGATCAAGGATGAGGGTAAGATCTTTTTTGACCCGAACAAGCTCTCGACCGACGGCACAGCCGCTTTGAGTGGTTCGTCGTTTACGGACGACGGCAAACTGTGGGCATACGGCATCTCGCGTTCGGGATCTGACCGGACGGAGTGGCGGATAATGAATACCGACACCGGCGAGTACCTTTCAGATACCCTTCCGCCAAACCGGCAGGGCGGTGTTTCTTGGGCAAAGGATAACTCCGGTTTCTATTACCAACGCTATCCGGCACCGGAGTCCGGAGCGGAACTTCGTGCCGCTAATCGCTTCCCAAAGATATATTTCCACAAACTCGGCACGCCCATCTCTGAAGATAAGGTCATTTACGAGCGTAATGACGACGGCGAACTGACGTCCGGCGGTACCGTTACGGAGGACGGTAAGTACTATGTGATCTCCACCTCGAAAGGCACCCAGCGGATGAACGAGGTTCATTTCAAGGACCTTACGCGTCCCGATTCGCCGGTCGTTCCCCTGATCAGCGAGCGTACGAACAGCTGGGGCTTTGTCGGCAATGATGGTCCCGTATTTTACTTTCGCACAGATAAGGATGCGGAACGCGGGAAGTTCGTTAGCGTTAACGTCCTGGCCCGAGATCGCATTTGGAAAGATGTAATACCACAATCGACATACACGCTGAACAGCGTGCAGATGATCAACAACCAATTCGTGGCGAACTACCTGAAGGACGCTTACACGAACATCAAGATCTACGACAAAAGCGGTAAGCATGTTCGCGACGTAGAACTGCCGGGCATCGGTTCGGCAGGCGGCTTTGGCGGCAAGCAGGATGCGACCGAAACCTTCTACAGCTTTTCCAGCTTCAATGCACCGGCAACCATCTATCACTACGATATGAAGGCCGGCAAGAGCACTGTCTTTCGCACATCGCCGGTGAAATTTGACGGCTCGAAATACGAGGTGAAACAGGTCTTTTTCAACAGCAAGGACGGCACGCGTGTCCCGATGTTCATTGCCCACAAGAAGGGTCTTAAGCTCGACGGCAGCAACCCGACGATCCTTTACGGCTACGGCGGATTCAACATTTCGCAGACACCCGGCTTCTCGGTCTCTCGAGCCGTCTGGATGGAAATGGGCGGGATCTTTGCCCTCGCAAACATCCGCGGCGGTGCCGAATACGGTAAAGAATGGTGGGCAAACGGTGCGGTCTTGAAAAAGCAGAACACCTTTGACGACTTCATCGCGGCGGCGGAGTTTCTGATCGACAAAAAGTACACGAGCACGCCGAAACTCGCCATTCAGGGCGGTTCGAACGGCGGGCTGCTCGTCGGAGCGGTGCTGAATCAGCGGCCCGACCTTTTCGGTGCGGCATTGCCGGCGGTCGGAGTGATGGACATGGTCAGATTTACCGAATTCACCGTCGGTGCGTTCTGGAAATCTGATTACGGAGACCCGAAAAAGCCGGACGAGTTCAAAGTTCTCTACGCCTATTCGCCGCTGCACAATGCGAAACCGGGCACAAAATATCCGGCAACGCTTGTGACCACGGCCGATACCGACGACCGCGTCTTCCCTGCCCACAGCTTTAAGTATGCGGCTGCGATGCAATACGCTCAGGCCGGCGACGCTCCGATACTTATCCGCATTGAAACAAAGGCCGGACACGGTGCCGGCAAACCGGTTTCAAAGCAGATCGAAGAACAGACCGACATCTTCGGATTCCTGTTCAAGAACCTGAAAATGAAATAG
- a CDS encoding cysteine desulfurase, protein MFRRVYLDNSATTPVDPRVVEAMMPFLTESYGNTSSIHYFGQEARTAVDAARQSVARLINARPNEVIFTSGGTESNNLAIRGLVEANEHYGRHIVTSNIEHSAVKNVCADLEKRGYEVTYVPVCPEGIVSVDDIRSAIRDETVLITVMTANNEIGTLQPVAEIGSLVKELRDSGRKIWFHTDAVQAVGKIPVDVNVIGCDLVSLSGHKLYAPKGIGALYIKRSVRLHPQNIGGHQERNRRGGTESVPLIAALGKAFELAAAEMENEAVRQKHLRDDLENRLADAVPNIIFNGNRDQRIPNISNISFLGTEGEALLINLDMQGVAVSTGSACSSGTLEPSPVIRALNEDDNRARSALRISLGRFNTSADIDRIVEVLPAAVETLRKLGSSA, encoded by the coding sequence ATGTTCCGCCGCGTTTATCTCGATAATAGTGCCACGACGCCCGTCGATCCGCGGGTCGTAGAGGCGATGATGCCTTTTCTGACGGAAAGCTACGGAAATACGTCCAGTATTCACTATTTCGGCCAGGAAGCACGCACCGCCGTGGACGCCGCTCGGCAATCGGTCGCCCGCCTGATAAACGCTCGGCCGAATGAGGTTATTTTTACGTCAGGCGGTACGGAAAGCAACAATCTCGCCATTCGCGGCCTCGTCGAAGCAAACGAACACTACGGCCGCCATATCGTCACCTCCAATATCGAACATTCGGCGGTCAAGAACGTCTGCGCCGACCTTGAAAAACGCGGGTACGAGGTCACTTATGTTCCAGTCTGCCCGGAGGGCATTGTCAGCGTTGATGACATCCGTTCGGCCATTCGTGATGAAACGGTTCTGATAACCGTAATGACCGCAAATAACGAGATCGGCACACTGCAGCCCGTCGCAGAGATCGGCTCGTTGGTCAAAGAACTTCGAGATTCCGGCCGAAAGATATGGTTCCATACCGACGCGGTTCAGGCTGTCGGCAAGATCCCAGTTGACGTAAATGTGATCGGCTGCGATCTGGTTTCGCTTTCGGGGCACAAGCTTTACGCTCCCAAAGGCATCGGTGCGCTCTATATCAAGCGTTCCGTCCGCCTGCATCCGCAGAATATCGGCGGACATCAGGAACGTAACCGCCGCGGCGGGACCGAAAGCGTCCCGTTGATCGCTGCGCTGGGAAAGGCATTTGAACTCGCAGCCGCGGAAATGGAAAACGAAGCGGTACGGCAAAAACATCTCCGTGATGATCTGGAAAACCGCCTCGCCGACGCCGTGCCGAATATCATTTTCAACGGCAACCGGGATCAACGCATCCCGAATATTTCGAACATCTCGTTCCTAGGCACCGAAGGCGAGGCATTGCTGATCAATCTCGATATGCAGGGTGTCGCCGTCTCGACGGGTTCGGCCTGTTCATCGGGAACGCTCGAACCGTCGCCGGTTATCCGAGCTTTGAACGAAGACGACAACCGTGCTCGTTCGGCTCTTCGGATCAGCCTCGGGCGTTTTAACACCTCTGCAGACATCGACCGCATTGTTGAGGTGCTTCCCGCAGCGGTCGAGACGCTTCGCAAACTCGGAAGTTCCGCATAA
- a CDS encoding radical SAM protein — protein sequence MDFATKEIFKRYASIFVGRPISPVFLNILVTSVCDMRCTHCFFTEELDDRGRKKQQMKSDEIAKISETLGGNLGVLVLAGGEPFTRKDLPEIVRAFYENNKLDSVYLMSNGQIHQRIFPDVARIMDECPNLNVSVALGIDGMKEAHEKIRRKDGSWDKAIHTARTLQQMKREQYPQLDIQTCTCVMHSNEDTIFDWYDFLKYDLKPDKVNINYIRPPSADPNELNFDHKRYEQLSQMILEDTRSAALKNHYGGKSGIFKAAVDIYMHDVIAKTKAEDKAQLKCYAGSAGAVIYDTGDLSSCETKTEVLNLRDYDWDFQAAWNTDLMKARRKEVANGCHCTHESNCFYPSLPFNPGHLVKIKKLEKEMRKAATSNGFAAAREVALKA from the coding sequence ATGGATTTTGCGACAAAAGAGATATTTAAGCGATACGCGAGCATATTCGTGGGCCGGCCGATCTCGCCGGTATTTTTGAACATACTAGTAACGAGCGTCTGCGACATGCGGTGCACGCATTGTTTTTTCACCGAGGAGCTTGACGACCGCGGGCGCAAGAAACAGCAGATGAAATCCGATGAGATCGCCAAGATATCGGAAACTCTGGGCGGAAATCTGGGCGTTCTGGTGCTCGCGGGCGGCGAGCCTTTCACTAGAAAGGACCTGCCGGAGATCGTTCGTGCTTTCTACGAGAACAACAAGCTCGACAGCGTTTATCTGATGTCTAACGGCCAGATCCATCAGCGTATATTCCCGGATGTCGCACGCATCATGGACGAATGTCCGAATCTGAATGTCTCGGTCGCTCTCGGCATCGACGGCATGAAAGAGGCGCACGAAAAGATCCGCCGCAAAGACGGAAGTTGGGACAAGGCCATTCACACCGCACGTACTCTGCAGCAGATGAAACGCGAGCAGTATCCTCAGCTAGATATTCAGACCTGCACCTGCGTGATGCACTCGAACGAAGATACGATATTTGATTGGTACGATTTCCTGAAATACGACCTCAAGCCGGACAAGGTGAACATCAACTACATCCGACCGCCGTCTGCGGACCCGAACGAGCTGAATTTCGACCATAAGCGTTACGAGCAGCTCTCGCAGATGATACTTGAGGACACGCGTTCTGCGGCATTGAAGAACCACTACGGCGGCAAGTCCGGCATTTTCAAAGCCGCGGTCGATATCTACATGCACGATGTCATCGCAAAGACGAAAGCCGAGGACAAGGCTCAGTTGAAGTGCTACGCAGGCAGTGCCGGTGCGGTCATTTACGATACGGGCGATCTGTCGTCGTGCGAAACCAAGACCGAGGTGCTGAATCTGCGTGATTACGACTGGGATTTTCAGGCTGCTTGGAACACCGATCTGATGAAGGCTCGCCGTAAAGAAGTGGCGAACGGCTGCCACTGCACGCACGAATCGAACTGCTTCTATCCGTCGCTGCCGTTCAATCCCGGGCATCTGGTCAAGATCAAGAAGCTCGAAAAGGAAATGCGAAAGGCCGCGACATCGAACGGCTTCGCCGCTGCTCGGGAAGTGGCTTTGAAAGCCTGA
- a CDS encoding glycosyltransferase gives MQPNTPKVLIISSDTGGGHRSAAQAIADGLDRFWKGESAAVRIVKAVEESHHVTEKLVAVYNWMLRHRQGWMKYLYWAVNKIRPETREIFHKRCIGFVREQFEKWCPHIVVSVHPLTQHIFGRILRELNLAGQIPLVTVVTDPCYGFWKGWACDDVSLYLVANEDAKRQLVDYGVSPEKIKISGMPVNPKFRVADEKDAQAARQTFGLDPDKFTVFVNAGWVGGGNIPKIFRELVRGELDVQAIFLAGKNEELRAEAEEIARSAKFPVKVIGYSDDIEKLMQSANVMVSKLGGLTTFEALACRLPIIADTTTPPMPQEAGTVDLLSRKGAGILLKKPSEIVPIIRELLADNGKYSRMCDATEGLTMPDSTEQIIREIEALIPKAQHADAAAAA, from the coding sequence ATGCAGCCGAACACTCCAAAGGTCCTCATTATCTCTTCCGATACGGGCGGCGGGCATCGCAGTGCCGCGCAGGCGATCGCGGACGGGCTTGACCGCTTTTGGAAGGGTGAATCGGCGGCCGTTCGGATCGTAAAGGCCGTCGAGGAATCGCATCACGTCACTGAAAAACTCGTCGCGGTCTATAACTGGATGCTTCGTCACAGGCAGGGTTGGATGAAGTATCTTTACTGGGCCGTCAATAAGATACGCCCCGAAACGCGGGAAATTTTTCATAAACGCTGTATCGGTTTTGTTCGAGAACAATTCGAAAAATGGTGCCCGCACATCGTCGTCAGCGTTCATCCGCTGACGCAGCACATTTTCGGGCGAATACTTCGCGAACTCAACCTCGCAGGCCAGATACCGCTCGTTACCGTAGTCACCGATCCATGTTACGGATTTTGGAAGGGCTGGGCTTGCGACGATGTTTCGCTGTATCTCGTAGCGAACGAGGACGCAAAGCGGCAGCTTGTCGATTACGGCGTCTCGCCTGAGAAGATCAAGATCTCAGGAATGCCGGTGAATCCGAAATTCCGCGTCGCCGATGAAAAGGACGCCCAGGCGGCCCGCCAAACCTTCGGACTGGATCCGGATAAATTTACCGTTTTTGTGAACGCGGGCTGGGTCGGCGGCGGCAATATTCCGAAAATATTTCGCGAGCTTGTCCGCGGCGAACTCGACGTGCAGGCGATCTTTCTCGCCGGCAAGAACGAGGAATTGCGAGCTGAGGCCGAGGAGATCGCGAGGTCTGCGAAGTTTCCAGTTAAGGTCATCGGTTACTCAGACGACATCGAGAAATTGATGCAGTCCGCCAACGTCATGGTGTCGAAACTCGGCGGCCTGACGACCTTCGAGGCTCTTGCATGCCGTTTGCCGATCATCGCAGACACAACGACGCCGCCGATGCCGCAGGAAGCCGGCACCGTCGATCTTCTGTCTCGAAAAGGAGCAGGAATACTGCTGAAAAAGCCTTCAGAGATAGTGCCGATAATTCGCGAACTGCTTGCGGACAATGGCAAGTATTCGCGAATGTGTGATGCGACCGAGGGGCTGACGATGCCCGATTCTACAGAGCAGATCATTCGGGAAATTGAAGCGCTGATTCCAAAGGCCCAACATGCGGACGCCGCTGCCGCCGCTTAA